Genomic DNA from Acidimicrobiales bacterium:
ACCCAGGTCAGCCAGCTTGATGCCCTGAGCGACTCCTACCCCTTCGCTGCCGACGCCCCCTCGTGCTCGGACGTCGCAAAGTCGAACGGGGTCGACTGGTAGAGCTGGTTGATCCAGTTGCCGAACAACAAGAAGGCGTGTGACCGCCAGCGGTTCAGTGGTTGCTGCGTTGGGTCGTCGTCGGGGAAATAGTTGTGCGGTACCTCGATGTCGACGCCGGCGTCGACATCTCGGAAATACTCGTTGGCCAACGATGTCGAGTCGTACTCGACATGATTGAACATGTAGAGCCGATTGCCGGCGGTTTCCGACACCAGACACACACCCGTTTCATCGGACTCCATCAAGAGTTCGAGCTCGGGAACCGCAAGTACGTCGTCCTTGCGGACCTCGGTCCAGCGCGACACCGATACAGCGAAGTCGTCGGAGAACCCGGCGAGATACGGCGAGGCCGGCTGAAGATTTCGATGCTGGTAGACACCGAAGGCCTTGGCGTCGAGCGTGTACTTCGGCACACCATGGAAGTGCCAGATCGCCGCCATCGCACCCCAACAGATCGCAAAGGTCGAATGGACGTGGGTAGTCGTCCAGTCGAGGATCTGTGTGAGTTCGGGCCAATAGGTGACCGCTTCGAAGTCGAGGGTCTCGATCGGTGCGCCGGTGATGATGAACCCGTCGAACGTGCGGTGTTTGATCTCGTCCCAGGTTCGGTAGAACGAGATCAGGTGATCCTCGGCGGTGTTCTTCGCCGCATGGCTCCCCACTCGCACCAGTGTCAGTTCCACCTGGAGCGGCGTCGACCCGAGCAGCCGTGCCAGTTGGGTCTCGGTGACGATCTTGTCGGGCATCAGGTTCAAGAGCGCGATCTGCAGCGGCCGGATGTCCTGGCGAAGTGCGGTCGACTCGTCCATCACCCGCACGCCCTCACGTTCGAGGACCTCGCGGGCGGGAAGGGCATCGGGAATCCTGATGGGCACGACGAAAGCGTACGCGCCCGCCGACCCCCGCCCCTCCCCCTGATGCTCTGCCGAAGTGTTGGGAGGCTCCGCGCTTTGGTCAGACGGCGGCGGGTGAGGCGGCGGCGGTGGCCGCCTGGTCCTCGGCGAGGACGGCGCCGAGGCCCTCGGCCGGGCCACGGCCGTCGCCGAGGTTCGGGATCATCCGTAGCGGGACGTTGTTCCGCGCTGCGGAGTGGGTGATGTGATCGACCAATCGGTCGCCGTCGACCATCCGGTCGTCGTCGGCGTCATCGTGCACGAGGAGTGTCGCCACTCCCCCTCGGCGCACCGCATCGAGGACCGGCGGGCCTTCGACCACTCGGCCGGCATCGCGGGCCGCTCGGAACTGCGCCAGTTCGAGGGTGAGCGTCTCAGCCGCCCGTGATTGTGCATCGCGAACGATCTGGTCGGAGATGTCGACGAGCTGATCATCGAGATCGTCGGTGGCATAGTGCTGCACCCAGGCATGGGGAAACGCATCGCTGAAGTTCGCTGCATATCGCTCGAGCTGGTCGCCGGTCCCGACGAGGGCCAGCAGCGTCGGTTCGACGAACCCCAACTGTTCGATCGCCGTGTGCACGGATTGGCTGACCGCTACCGGCCCGACAGCATCGTGGGCGCCGCCGCCCGGAACGTCGACCGACCCGAAGGAGGTGACGCCGAACATGTCGTCCTCGATCGTCACCACGGCGTGAGGCGAGCTGAATTGGGAGTATTCGACGAGCGTGCCGAGCGACAGGACCTCACCGCTGCGGGCAACGTCATGTCGAAGCGGCTCTTCGATCGAGAACGTCACGACGGGTCCGTCGTCAGCGGCGAAAATCGCTCGGCTGGCGAGCAGTTCGGTCGTATCGATGGCATCGAGGATGCGGTGAAGGTTGGGAGCGCCCGCTGCGTCGAGGGCGAGATGGGCTCGCTCCCGCGGCTGGGGTCCACCGTTCAGGTAGAGCGAGGTGAACGGCGGTCGACGGCGAGCCAGTTCGGTGACATCCACCCCGGCGATGAACATCGAGCTGGTCGAGGGGGTGGGGATAGTGACGTGGTCGGACATGACGAGGGGCTACCCGCCACTCCCCTGTCACAAACGTCGCCGACGGCCAGATCCGAGCGTTGGCCGATGGGGATCAGGGCCGATCGGGATCAGTGGCCGGACGGCGGAGCGGCGGCAGCCGCTTCCTCTTCCGACATCACCTCGGGAGGGATGGGCATCTCCATCTCGACCGGCTTCAACACCTGGACACCGCAGATGTCGTGTGCATGGCCGGACAGGGTGACTCGTCGATCGGCACTCGAGAACTGGGTCTTGCCGTCGAACAGCGTCTCGATGATCCCGATCTGGAACCAACCCTCGGTGGCGTCGGGAACGCGGTTCACGACATCGCCGCACACGGCGTCCTGCATTCGCATCCTGGCCACTTGCACGATATTGCGATTCATCGAAGGTCCTCTGCCGAGACCGCGGGTTCCGGGTGCGCGGTCGCTCCCCCATTCTCGGACGACTCGGTGCGCGACCTGAGGAGAATCTTTCGACTGTTCGAGCAGGTCAGGTGGGTCATCGGAACCATGTTGCGACAGATCGGTCAGGACTGGCCCGAAACCGCCGATGTTCTCCTCATATGGACGCCCTGGATTCCACCATGCTGACGGCGCGGCCGGCCGCCCGGGTCGACGACCTCGGGATCCCCCGCGGTCTCGTCGAAGACCTGTTCGCTCGCCGGGTGTTCGTCGAGCGGGAGACGACGATTCACAATGTCTCGTTCGGCCTCGGCATCACCATGCCGGTCGCCAAGGAGATCGCCGATGCCCTTCGAGACAAGAAGATCATCGAGTACTACGGCATGGAGGGCCGTGACTACCGGATCGGCCTGAGCGACACGGGCTACCGCACCACCAGCGAGCGGATGGTCGGTGCCAGCTATGCCGGCAGCCTGCCGGTGTCCTTGGCCACCTATACCGAGACGATCCTCCGTCAGAAGTCCGACGTGACCATCAATCGCGAGACGATTCGGGCCGCCTTCGGCGACCTCGTCGTGGCCGACGAAATGCTCGACCAGCTCGGTCCGGCCTTCCTGAGCGATGGCGCCATCTTCTTGTACGGGCCTCCCGGGACCGGCAAGACCAGCCTCGCCGAGCGGATGATCCGACTCCACACCGACGCCGTGCTCGTGCCTCGGGCGGTCGAGGTCGACGGGTCGATCATCACCGTCTACGACCCAGCGACCCACAAGGCGGTCGACCCTCAGCCACCCGGTCTCGATCAGCGCTGGGTGCTGTGCAATCGGCCGCTCGTGCTCGTCGGCGGTGAACTCAACGCCCGCATGCTCGATCTCGAGTACGACTCGATCTCGGGCGCCTACAAGGCGCCGATCCAGATGCAGGCCAACAATGGCATCCTCGTCGTCGACGACTTCGGACGCCAACAGCTCCTTCCGACCGAGCTGCTCAACCGGTGGATCGTGCCGCTCTCTCGCGGCATCGACTTCCTCCGGCTCGTCAACGGCTCCAAGTTCACGGTGCCGTTCGAACTGAAGCTCGTGGCATCGACGAACCTCGATCCGCATGAGCTCGGTGATGAGGCGTTCCTCCGACGGCTCCGCAACAAGGTCTACGTCGGCGCAGTGACCGAGACGGCGTTCAACTGGATCCTCGTGCGGGCTGCCAAGGCCAAGAACATCAATGTCAACGCGGAGGCGGCGCACCACCTTCGCCGGGTATCGGAGCACTTCATCGGCGAGCTTCGCCCCTACGTCGCAATCGACTTCCTCGATCTGATGACGGGCATCGCCGAGTACGAGGGACTCCCCCGCGCCCTCGACATCAAGATGATCGACCGGGTCGCCCAAATCTACTTCGTGACCAGCGGCGACGAAGGCCCGCCGCCGGCTGCGGCGGCGCAACAGATGAGCGCCCCGCCTGCTCAGCCGGGCCCGCCGATGGACGCGAACGCCCAGCAGCAAGCGGCCATGCGAGCGCTCGCAGCACAGCAGCTGAACCAGCAGCAGGCCACGGCGGCACCAGCAGCCGCGCCGTCATCAGCACAGCACGCAGACGTATCGCAAACGCCCGCTCAGCCGGCACCCGTCCAACAACCACCGGTGCAGCACGCGCCGCAGGCCTACGCCGCTCCCCCGGCCGACCAGCGCTCGCAGCCGGCGCAGGTCTACTCCCAGCAAGCCGGCGTCTGAGCCAGCGAAGCCGCTGATCGAGATGGTGGTCTTCCCTCCGTTGACCACCACCCCGATCTGCGGGTTCGTCACGCCTCGGCGGCGTTCTTCGTCTTCGTCGTCAAGACCTCGACCAACTCCTCGGCCGTGGTGAACACCTGCGACTCACCGGTCGCCGAATCCTCCACGGTGCCTCGGAGACCCTCCGGCCAGGTCTGGCCCGGTTGAGGAATCTTGACGACGAACACCTTCACGACGCCCATCTTGCACGGCCGTGTTCAAGTGATGTTCGAGTCGAGTTCGAGCGGCCCAATCCGCACGCTCATAGCGAGGGGAATGCCGCCGCTTCGATCCCGAGTTCTGCCATCTGCCCTGCGTAGCGACGGTACGCGCGACGAGCTTCGCCGTGGCGACGGCTCGCCGTCAGCAGTCGCACCACCCCGAGATGCGCTTCTTCGTCGTAGGGATCGGACTCGATGATCCGCAGCCACTGACTCGTCGCCCGCTCGAGGTCGCCGTCGCCTTCGTAGAGTCGGGCCAGGTGGCGCGAGAGGTCGAGGAACCGAAGCCGACACAGCTCACGCATGGCCACCGACCACTCCTCGTAGAGGTCGTCCTCGAGGAACTGTCCCCGGTACAGCCCGCTGGCGCGCTCCATCTCGGCCCGGGCCAGCACCAGATCGCCGCCACGCCGCAGCTGCTCGGCCTCGTCGGTGAGCGCCAGGAAGTCGGCGACATCCAGCTGCAGATTCTCGGTTCGCAGTGCCACGGTGTTGGCGTCGGCAGTGAGATAGTGATCGGACGCCTCCCGCTTCTCGGGGTCGAGAACGGCTCGGGCGGTGCTCAGCGCCACCGAGAACCGCCGCTGCGACTTGGCCGGCGGCTCGTCGGGCCACAGCATCTCGATCATCTGGTCACGCGGCATCCGCGCCGGTCGGCGTGCCAACAGCATCTTGAACAGGTCCCGGGCCTTCTTCGACTGCCAGCTGGCGATCCCGATGTCCTCCCCATCGCGGGTGACGACGAAGCTCCCCATCGTGCGGACCTCGAGCCCGTGCCGCACCGCCTGCGCCAGCTCGCGGTGGAGCAACTCGGCATCGGCGGCCAGCCCGCGAGCACCGATGCGTTCGGCCCGGAGCTGCGCCGACCGAGTGAGGGCGCTCCCCTGCTCCGGAACAGCCCTCGCCTTCACCAGCATCGCCCGGCACTCCCCGACCGCGTTGCCGATCTCGCGCCAGATGGTCAGTGCCCGGTCGGCGCACACCGGATCGGGCGGATCGCTGGCGAGCGCCTGCATCTCGTAGGCCAGTGCCAGCCCCGGCCGGTCTCGGCGGACGGCGGCGATATCGGCAGCGGCCCGGGCGTCGGCGGCGGCACGCTCGCGATT
This window encodes:
- the metA gene encoding homoserine O-succinyltransferase gives rise to the protein MPIRIPDALPAREVLEREGVRVMDESTALRQDIRPLQIALLNLMPDKIVTETQLARLLGSTPLQVELTLVRVGSHAAKNTAEDHLISFYRTWDEIKHRTFDGFIITGAPIETLDFEAVTYWPELTQILDWTTTHVHSTFAICWGAMAAIWHFHGVPKYTLDAKAFGVYQHRNLQPASPYLAGFSDDFAVSVSRWTEVRKDDVLAVPELELLMESDETGVCLVSETAGNRLYMFNHVEYDSTSLANEYFRDVDAGVDIEVPHNYFPDDDPTQQPLNRWRSHAFLLFGNWINQLYQSTPFDFATSEHEGASAAKG